One part of the Vicia villosa cultivar HV-30 ecotype Madison, WI linkage group LG6, Vvil1.0, whole genome shotgun sequence genome encodes these proteins:
- the LOC131611167 gene encoding uncharacterized protein LOC131611167, with the protein MEIFAGNDITATPTIYKGILYFPSWNGNLYAIKQNDGSLVWKKNLGILTGLNGTGLVINVNWTVARSTPTVARDLLIVGIYGPAVVIGLNRSNGELVWLTKLENHSKAVVTMSGTYYNGSYYVGTSSLEEQVAIDMCCTFRGSFAQLDAKTGAILWKTYMLPDNKGKRDEYAGAAIWGSSPSIDVHRKHVYIATGNLYSATKNILECQERQNNETTPIEQDKCVEPENHSNSILALDLDSGNIKWYKQLGGFDIWFFACNNASTPNCPPQGSTPDADFGEAPMMLTPYINGTNKNIIVAIQKSGFAWALDRDNGSLVWFMEAGPGGTVGGGTWGASSDEQRVYTNIVNSDNKNFTLLPSNINITTGGWVAMDARNGKVLWTTANPSNNTASGPVSVANDVVFGGSTDRLGHIYAMNARNGKILWSYETGGSVYGGVSISNGCIYVGSGYSISLGFFLNYTGGTSLFSFCV; encoded by the exons ATGGAAATCTTTGCAGGCAATGATATTACAGCAACACCAACAATATACaaaggaatcctttattttccaaGCTGGAATGGTAACCTTTATGCAATAAAACAAAATGATGGCTCACTTGTGTGGAAGAAAAATTTGGGAATATTGACAGGTTTAAATGGAACTGGATTGGTTATTAATGTAAACTGGACTGTGGCTAGATCGACACCAACCGTAGCTAGAGATTTGTTGATTGTTGGAATTTATGGGCCTGCTGTTGTTATTGGTCTCAACAGGAGTAATGGTGAGCTTGTTTGGTTGACCAAGTTGGAGAATCATTCTAAAGCAGTTGTTACCATGTCTGGAACTTATTACAATGG GAGTTATTATGTTGGAACATCTTCACTAGAAGAACAAGTAGCAATTGATATGTGTTGCACATTCCGTGGAAGCTTTGCACAACTTGATGCTAAAACTGGTGCCATCTTATGGAAAACCTATATGTTGCCAGATAACAAAGGAAAGAGAGATGAATATGCAGGAGCTGCCATTTGGGGAAGTAGTCCTTCCATTGATGTTCATAGAAAACATGTATATATTGCCACTGGAAATCTCTATTCTGCTACAAAAAACATACTTGAATGTCAAGAAAGACAAAATAATGAAACTACTCCTATTGAACAAGACAAGTGTGTTGAGCCAGAAAACCACTCCAATTCAATCTTAGCCCTTGATTTGGATTCCGGTAATATCAAATGGTACAAACAATTAGGAGGATTTGACATATGGTTTTTTGCATGTAACAATGCTTCGACACCTAATTGCCCTCCTCAAGGTTCTACACCAGATGCTGATTTTGGAGAGGCACCAATGATGTTAACTCCTTATATAAATGGAACTAACAAAAATATTATTGTTGCTATTCAAAAAAGTGGATTTGCATGGGCATTGGATCGTGATAATGGATCACTTGTATGGTTTATG GAAGCGGGACCTGGTGGAACAGTTGGAGGTGGAACATGGGGAGCATCAAGTGATGAACAAAGAGTTTATACAAACATTGTAAATTCTGATAACAAAAATTTCACACTATTACCatcaaatataaatataacaACCGGAGGGTGGGTAGCCATGGATGCTAGAAATGGAAAAGTTTTATGGACTACAGCTAACCCTAGCAATAATACTGCTAGTGGTCCTGTTAGTgtggcaaatgatgttgtttttgGTGGATCTACGGATAGATTAGGACACATATATGCAATGAATGCAAGAAATGGTAAAATTTTATGGTCTTATGAAACTGGAGGTAGTGTTTATGGAGGCGTGTCAATTAGCAATGGATGTATTTATGTGGGCAGTGGATATAGTATCTCTCTAGGGTTTTTCCTTAACTATACCGGTGGAACTTCACTTTTTTCATTTTGTGTCTAA